In Paraburkholderia sprentiae WSM5005, a genomic segment contains:
- a CDS encoding isochorismatase family cysteine hydrolase, translated as MTSNAGSRGIANDGLSGERTSARIAAIVPSQTALLVMHYQTDILGLFPSVAPALLANTRRLCDAARAKGVKVYFINLRFSPGYPEVSPLNRNGQGIKSLGLFLEDRTSPELGQQANEPLVIAHRASVFFGTDLEAQLLRQGIDSLIMVGIASTGVVLSSVAYASDADFRLYTVKDCCYDPDSVVHEHLFCTAFDSRTTVLSLADALRLLA; from the coding sequence ATGACATCCAACGCAGGTTCTCGCGGCATCGCGAACGACGGGCTCAGCGGCGAGCGCACGAGTGCACGGATTGCCGCAATCGTGCCATCGCAAACCGCACTTCTGGTTATGCACTACCAGACCGACATTCTCGGACTCTTTCCATCGGTCGCGCCGGCGTTGCTCGCCAATACGCGCCGGTTATGCGACGCGGCCCGGGCCAAAGGAGTCAAGGTCTATTTCATCAATCTGCGGTTCAGTCCGGGCTATCCGGAGGTCAGCCCATTGAACCGGAATGGGCAGGGAATCAAAAGCCTTGGTCTTTTTCTCGAAGACCGGACCTCGCCAGAGTTGGGCCAGCAGGCAAACGAACCGCTCGTCATCGCGCATCGTGCGAGCGTGTTCTTCGGCACCGATCTGGAGGCGCAACTATTGAGGCAAGGTATCGACTCGTTGATCATGGTCGGCATTGCATCGACCGGGGTCGTGCTTTCCTCGGTCGCGTACGCGAGCGATGCGGACTTCCGCCTATATACGGTCAAGGACTGCTGTTACGACCCCGACTCGGTGGTACATGAACATCTGTTTTGTACCGCATTCGATTCACGCACGACGGTGCTGTCGCTCGCGGATGCGTTACGGTTGCTCGCGTAG